The genomic interval cgccccacgcgcggcgcccgccccacgcgccgcccccgcgcgaCCCGCCCCCGCAGCCGGGCGGAGGCGCTCCAGGCGGGCCGGCACGCACGCTGCTCGCTCGGCTCCTTACCCCGAGCTGAGACAGACGCCATCGTACGTagatccttctttttttttttttttttttttttttttttttggcgttttgtgtttttaaataaaaaataaaatatgtaagaaaataacatttttaaaggaaaccaTTAGCATTctactctctctctttcccccttttctgccatttctcttcctgttttttttttttcttttggacaCCTTTCCACGGAACGCGATGTGctggctgggggcggggggggggttcCTCCTGGTAGGAAACAATAACAAcgaaggggaaaaggaggaggagcagagcaagggaGCATGTCTCGCTGCGCGCTCAGTCCTCACACATCGCTGGATGTCCTTGGTCTGGAGGAGAAAGTGGAAGGGATGCACCCGCAGCAGGCCAGCCACAGCGACTTCTGGATGTCTGGGTTTCTGAAGGCGTAAATGATGGGGTTGATGAGGGAGTTGCAGGTGGCTGGCAGCGCCAGGGAGTAGGTGTACACCGCGGGGTAGCTGGAATCTGCCACCAGGGAGTAGATGGCGAAGGGGATCCAGCACAGGGCGAAGGTGCCCAGGATGAGCGAGAGGGTGGAGAGCCCTTTGCGGGTGGAGGTGGCCTGGGCCGTGGCGATGAACTGGTGCTGCACGGCGATCTGCTGGGCGTGCCGGAAGGCGatcttgcagatctgcaggtAGAGCTGCATCATGAGGGCaaagaggagcaggaaggtGACGGCCAGCACCGCCGCGTTGTCCTTGGTGACGGGCCGCAGGATGCTGCAGGCGCTCTGGTCCCGCAGGCAGTTCCAGCCCAGGAGGGGCAGCAGCCCCACGCCGAGGCACAGCAGCCACATCAGCAGCACCATGGCGCAGGTGAAGCCCAGCGTGCGCTCGCTGTGGTAGGTGAG from Rhea pennata isolate bPtePen1 chromosome 11, bPtePen1.pri, whole genome shotgun sequence carries:
- the LOC134145378 gene encoding G-protein coupled receptor 12-like, whose amino-acid sequence is MLHGPAGMGEPWQPQPQRLAGPSNASEGSAGPPAGGWPGTAAPGGGGGGGGGAVSPWDIALCATGTAVAGENALVLAVLFYTPSLRAPMFLLIGSLALADLLAGLGLVANFAVRYLLRPPSEAAELGAAGLLLAAFSASVCSLLAITVDRYLSLYNALTYHSERTLGFTCAMVLLMWLLCLGVGLLPLLGWNCLRDQSACSILRPVTKDNAAVLAVTFLLLFALMMQLYLQICKIAFRHAQQIAVQHQFIATAQATSTRKGLSTLSLILGTFALCWIPFAIYSLVADSSYPAVYTYSLALPATCNSLINPIIYAFRNPDIQKSLWLACCGCIPSTFSSRPRTSSDV